One region of Candidatus Poribacteria bacterium genomic DNA includes:
- a CDS encoding amidohydrolase/deacetylase family metallohydrolase gives MPYDLLVKGGTVVDPSQGLNAVRDVALSDGKIAAIEESITETSAREVVDATDLIVTPGLIDLHVHAFWGATAYGMEPDIGNIAKGVTTALDTGSAGASNFLAFRRYVLERSDTRLFALLNISAMGMIWPRIGELTDIRWADVQEAVHVGRENRDFVLGIKARLSRGYAGENDVEALKRTIEAAEAIDGFVMIHVKDTKTPLEEITAMLRPGDVVTHAFHGKSEGVLDNAGRVIDRFREDQQRGVIFDIGHGSGSFSFRVAEKALAQEFLPDNISSDLYNSNVEGPVFDQVTTLSKFLWLGMSLYEVIRRSTETTARIMGLEDDLGTLKVGAEGDVTILRLDEGSFTLTDSERVSVEARQKLSHVRTIKSGRIYRPWLK, from the coding sequence ATGCCCTACGACCTGTTAGTCAAAGGAGGTACGGTTGTAGACCCCTCCCAAGGGCTTAACGCGGTCCGGGACGTTGCGCTATCTGATGGGAAAATCGCGGCGATCGAGGAAAGCATTACGGAAACTTCGGCACGTGAGGTCGTAGACGCAACGGATTTAATCGTCACGCCCGGACTGATTGATCTTCATGTACATGCGTTTTGGGGAGCCACTGCCTACGGCATGGAGCCGGACATCGGCAACATTGCCAAAGGAGTGACAACTGCATTAGATACCGGCTCGGCGGGTGCAAGTAACTTCCTAGCTTTCCGCAGGTATGTGCTAGAACGATCAGATACTCGGTTATTCGCTCTACTGAACATCTCAGCGATGGGCATGATTTGGCCCAGAATCGGGGAATTGACGGACATACGCTGGGCTGATGTCCAAGAAGCTGTCCATGTGGGTCGAGAAAACCGGGACTTTGTGCTGGGGATCAAAGCCCGACTGTCAAGAGGTTATGCAGGAGAAAACGATGTCGAAGCGTTGAAGCGCACTATAGAGGCGGCTGAAGCCATTGATGGGTTTGTCATGATCCATGTGAAGGATACCAAAACACCATTGGAAGAAATCACAGCGATGCTTCGCCCCGGCGATGTGGTCACACACGCCTTTCATGGTAAATCAGAGGGGGTTTTGGACAACGCCGGACGGGTTATTGACCGTTTTAGGGAAGACCAACAGCGCGGTGTTATCTTCGACATCGGACACGGTTCTGGCAGCTTTTCGTTTCGTGTTGCAGAAAAAGCACTTGCCCAAGAATTTCTCCCTGACAACATTAGCAGCGACCTTTATAACAGCAATGTTGAGGGTCCAGTTTTTGATCAGGTCACAACTCTCTCAAAGTTTCTCTGGTTGGGGATGTCCCTATATGAGGTGATCCGGCGTAGCACCGAGACCACCGCTCGAATCATGGGATTGGAGGACGATTTGGGGACGCTAAAAGTCGGGGCGGAGGGCGATGTCACCATCTTAAGATTGGATGAAGGTAGCTTTACGCTGACTGATTCCGAGCGTGTGTCGGTTGAAGCACGTCAGAAACTGAGCCATGTACGGACAATCAAAAGCGGTCGGATATATCGCCCGTGGCTCAAATAG
- a CDS encoding DUF805 domain-containing protein produces the protein IVLSVSMLHDANRSGWWLLISFIPLIGSMILLGFTAQDSQSNENQSGCNPEDAAA, from the coding sequence ATCGTTCTATCGGTCAGCATGCTTCATGACGCTAATCGAAGTGGGTGGTGGTTGCTTATCAGCTTTATTCCGCTCATCGGTTCTATGATTTTGCTTGGTTTTACGGCGCAAGATAGTCAGTCGAACGAGAATCAAAGTGGATGCAACCCAGAGGATGCCGCAGCGTAG
- a CDS encoding tetratricopeptide repeat protein, with protein sequence MRKWLPYFEAVILIALIVLIVLNTKRGGAEVNSPPASQASTFIEKGDEYFAKQNLPQALFAYWEGIQAIETDTNNVNRALRLHAHLRVSEIYFHSNWTADAEIHLNRAAAIDPDHPVVHLLRGKLLRDTGEQALAVREFLAVIAKNPTYAEAHYQLGVLYQGTKQFEEAQAHYKKAIENDPDLIDVPFELMPIGLQARLQLSRTYRNILQKYQFIDREVTAEEQAQLVGLEDRGLEILEEIVAHAPDFTEAKQELIGLLYGRAATLRRGGEERAYDEALDVYQKIVTLDPTEVDAYLWMGQIYNSFLQDPESALEAYRKAYELEPGSMTLTEIKNLERDLEEMKIE encoded by the coding sequence ATGCGTAAATGGTTACCCTATTTTGAAGCGGTCATTCTGATTGCTCTCATCGTCCTGATAGTCTTGAATACAAAAAGAGGTGGCGCAGAAGTCAATTCGCCTCCTGCCTCACAAGCGAGTACATTCATTGAAAAGGGAGATGAATACTTTGCAAAGCAGAACCTACCCCAAGCCTTATTTGCGTATTGGGAAGGTATTCAGGCGATTGAGACAGATACAAACAACGTCAACCGTGCGTTGCGGCTGCACGCCCATCTCCGTGTGTCGGAGATCTATTTCCACAGCAACTGGACAGCAGATGCGGAAATCCATCTGAATCGTGCTGCGGCGATTGATCCCGATCACCCAGTTGTCCATCTGCTGCGCGGAAAGCTGCTGCGAGACACTGGTGAACAGGCGCTGGCTGTCCGAGAGTTCCTTGCCGTAATTGCTAAAAACCCAACGTATGCGGAAGCGCACTATCAATTAGGTGTGTTATATCAGGGGACAAAGCAATTTGAGGAAGCACAGGCTCACTACAAGAAGGCGATTGAAAATGATCCAGATTTAATTGATGTACCTTTTGAGTTGATGCCAATTGGTCTGCAAGCCCGATTGCAGCTCTCACGAACCTATCGTAATATCCTGCAAAAATATCAGTTCATTGACCGAGAGGTCACTGCTGAGGAACAAGCGCAGCTTGTCGGCTTGGAGGATAGGGGGCTTGAAATTCTTGAAGAGATCGTGGCACACGCACCGGACTTCACAGAGGCGAAACAAGAACTCATCGGATTGCTCTATGGCCGCGCGGCTACACTCCGGCGCGGGGGAGAGGAACGTGCTTATGACGAGGCGTTGGATGTGTACCAGAAAATCGTTACGCTAGACCCGACTGAGGTTGACGCGTATCTGTGGATGGGACAGATTTATAACTCGTTCTTACAAGATCCGGAATCCGCACTCGAAGCATATAGAAAGGCGTACGAACTTGAACCCGGCTCGATGACCCTGACGGAAATCAAGAACCTCGAAAGAGATTTGGAGGAGATGAAAATCGAATAA
- the dgoD gene encoding galactonate dehydratase translates to MKIAKIEQFFPRHRMRLVRITTDNGLVGWGETTLEGKPKSTIAAVEELTDYLISKDPLRIEHHWQHIYRSAFFRGGNVLMSALSGIDQALWDIAGKHHGVPTHQLLGGAVRDRIRVYAHWGIGSMTDEGKAAAKERLEMLQKKGGYKAFKSGPGGTWRAHEPPAVIDAFVECAYLMREWVGDDAELCFDFHGKMTPALAIEVCHELKGMRPMFVEEPVPQENVDALKLVSDHVPFPIATGERLLSRWEFRQVFEKQAVAYIQPDGSHAGGITELKKIANMAEVYYIHTMPHCAIGPVAFSACMQADAVVPNFLIQEQVDAALGDGLLQTDWDVRDGHIELPTKPGLGFEIDEKEAMQNREGYDEELGGEFYYESDGSVADW, encoded by the coding sequence GTGAAAATCGCAAAAATTGAGCAGTTTTTTCCGCGTCACCGGATGCGGCTGGTAAGAATCACAACTGACAACGGTCTTGTCGGTTGGGGAGAGACAACGCTTGAAGGCAAACCCAAAAGCACCATCGCTGCCGTTGAGGAACTTACCGACTACCTGATTAGCAAAGATCCGTTACGCATAGAACACCACTGGCAGCATATTTACCGGTCCGCCTTTTTTCGGGGCGGTAATGTGTTGATGAGCGCTTTATCTGGCATCGATCAGGCGCTGTGGGACATTGCCGGCAAGCATCACGGTGTACCGACGCATCAATTGCTCGGAGGTGCGGTGCGTGACCGCATTCGTGTTTACGCACATTGGGGCATCGGCAGCATGACAGATGAGGGGAAAGCTGCTGCGAAAGAACGTCTCGAAATGCTACAGAAGAAGGGAGGTTACAAGGCGTTTAAGTCGGGGCCCGGCGGCACGTGGCGAGCGCATGAACCACCCGCTGTGATCGATGCCTTTGTTGAGTGTGCCTATCTGATGCGGGAGTGGGTGGGAGATGATGCAGAGTTGTGCTTCGATTTTCACGGTAAAATGACACCGGCACTCGCCATCGAAGTCTGCCACGAACTGAAGGGGATGCGCCCCATGTTCGTGGAGGAGCCCGTGCCACAGGAGAATGTCGATGCTCTGAAGTTGGTTTCAGACCATGTTCCGTTTCCGATTGCGACTGGGGAGCGTCTGCTCTCACGATGGGAGTTTCGCCAAGTGTTCGAAAAGCAGGCGGTGGCATACATCCAACCGGATGGGTCACACGCGGGCGGAATTACAGAGTTGAAGAAGATTGCGAATATGGCAGAGGTCTACTACATCCACACTATGCCGCATTGTGCGATTGGACCTGTGGCGTTTTCTGCCTGTATGCAGGCTGATGCGGTCGTTCCGAATTTCCTCATCCAAGAGCAGGTTGATGCGGCGCTTGGTGATGGGCTGCTGCAAACAGACTGGGATGTCAGGGATGGGCATATCGAGTTACCAACGAAGCCCGGGCTCGGTTTTGAGATAGATGAAAAGGAAGCAATGCAAAATCGTGAAGGATACGATGAAGAATTGGGCGGTGAGTTCTATTACGAGTCGGATGGTAGTGTTGCGGATTGGTAA
- the trpC gene encoding indole-3-glycerol phosphate synthase TrpC: MILDTIVAHKRIELEDDKQRMPLDTLKHKIQDLPPARDFRAALSTPNCIHLIAEVKKKSPSKGIIREDFDPVGIARTYAENGASAISVLTDREFFAGELAYLTAIREAVALPLLRKDFTIDPYHIYQARLAGADAILLIVSILTVAQLRDFTEIARSLGLASLVEVHTEAELELALTGGAEIVGINNRDLKTFHTDIATTFHLRDSIPSDKVVVSESGINTHKDVMRLKEAGINAILVGESLMRSPNIRDKVRELLGHESG, encoded by the coding sequence TTGATCTTAGATACTATTGTCGCCCACAAACGGATAGAGTTGGAGGATGACAAGCAACGGATGCCGTTAGATACGCTGAAACACAAGATTCAGGATTTACCCCCGGCGCGAGACTTTCGCGCTGCGCTCTCAACCCCCAATTGCATCCATCTCATCGCCGAGGTGAAGAAAAAATCCCCCAGCAAAGGAATTATCCGCGAGGATTTTGATCCGGTTGGAATCGCCCGAACCTATGCGGAAAACGGTGCATCGGCGATCTCTGTGCTGACCGACCGAGAATTTTTCGCAGGTGAACTCGCCTATCTAACCGCTATCCGTGAAGCGGTGGCGCTCCCTCTCTTGCGGAAAGACTTCACCATCGATCCGTATCATATCTATCAAGCCCGACTCGCAGGGGCGGATGCTATTCTGCTCATCGTCTCAATCTTGACAGTGGCACAATTGCGTGATTTTACCGAAATAGCGCGAAGCCTTGGGCTAGCAAGTCTTGTCGAAGTCCATACCGAAGCGGAATTGGAATTGGCCTTGACGGGTGGTGCAGAAATCGTTGGCATCAATAACCGAGATCTGAAAACCTTCCACACAGACATCGCGACTACCTTCCACTTGAGGGACTCCATCCCATCCGATAAAGTTGTCGTCAGCGAAAGTGGCATCAATACACACAAGGACGTAATGAGACTCAAGGAGGCGGGAATCAACGCGATTCTGGTAGGAGAGTCATTGATGCGAAGTCCGAATATTAGGGATAAAGTGAGAGAACTGCTCGGACATGAATCGGGTTAA
- a CDS encoding Gfo/Idh/MocA family oxidoreductase, translating to MAKYRAALIGCGGKGRDHTNTLIKNELVDLVAFCDIREEALQAYQEIYGVSALYTDYEEMFERENLDLVVISTQAPQHHATTLVAAAHGCHVLCEKPMAVTLQEADEMVAACDTAGVRLSINHQKRASAYNAYAKRLIAEGEIGEVFLIRAYEKGGRKSGNAMMEMGTHLF from the coding sequence ATGGCAAAATACCGAGCCGCGCTGATTGGGTGCGGCGGAAAAGGTAGAGATCACACCAATACGTTAATAAAGAACGAACTTGTGGATTTGGTCGCTTTTTGCGATATTCGTGAGGAGGCACTACAAGCATACCAAGAGATATACGGTGTGTCAGCCCTATACACAGATTATGAGGAGATGTTTGAGCGGGAGAACCTGGACCTCGTTGTGATTTCAACGCAGGCACCGCAGCACCATGCGACAACACTTGTCGCAGCGGCACACGGCTGCCATGTGCTCTGCGAAAAGCCAATGGCTGTGACGCTTCAGGAGGCAGACGAAATGGTCGCAGCGTGTGACACAGCCGGTGTACGATTGTCCATCAACCATCAGAAACGTGCCAGCGCGTACAACGCCTACGCGAAAAGGTTGATCGCTGAAGGGGAGATTGGTGAGGTCTTTTTGATACGCGCTTATGAAAAGGGAGGACGCAAATCAGGCAACGCGATGATGGAGATGGGGACACACCTCTTTG
- a CDS encoding FAD-dependent oxidoreductase, translating to MAVTTIPRLLHHPINSSNGALVPRADGSVHVGATVEHVGFDKRNTPEAIADLLERGTAVVPALSEGRVERMWSGLRPFCEDGLPAIGGLPGWENVSVAAGHFTMGITGSPITAKIIKELIVDGHWDQS from the coding sequence TTGGCGGTCACAACTATTCCGCGTCTGCTTCACCATCCCATCAATTCTAGCAACGGGGCACTAGTCCCCCGTGCAGATGGCTCGGTCCATGTCGGGGCGACGGTTGAGCATGTCGGCTTCGATAAGCGTAACACCCCCGAAGCGATCGCGGATCTGTTAGAAAGGGGGACGGCGGTTGTCCCCGCCTTGAGCGAAGGGCGGGTCGAAAGGATGTGGTCGGGGTTACGTCCTTTCTGTGAGGATGGACTTCCTGCGATTGGAGGGCTTCCCGGATGGGAGAATGTCTCGGTTGCGGCGGGACACTTTACGATGGGCATCACTGGCAGTCCGATAACGGCAAAAATTATCAAAGAACTGATAGTGGATGGGCATTGGGATCAGTCGAT
- a CDS encoding HigA family addiction module antidote protein — MIRVPTNRPPTHPGEMLLAEFLRPMDISQRKLATAIHVSYRSVNELVNEHRGVTPRIALRLAEFFGVSPSFWMNLQLRWGLYHTSQKETANLEAIQPYT; from the coding sequence ATGATTCGTGTGCCAACTAACCGTCCTCCGACCCATCCGGGTGAAATGCTTTTAGCGGAATTTTTGCGCCCAATGGATATCAGTCAGCGGAAGCTCGCAACGGCAATTCATGTATCATACCGGAGCGTTAATGAACTTGTGAATGAACACCGGGGAGTAACACCCCGTATCGCACTTCGCTTGGCGGAATTCTTTGGGGTTTCGCCAAGTTTTTGGATGAATCTCCAACTCCGGTGGGGTCTGTATCATACCAGTCAGAAAGAAACTGCTAATCTAGAGGCGATTCAACCTTACACT
- a CDS encoding thioredoxin family protein, translated as MKSKSVFRPHFLLCLICALYIGTPVTLWGQLSRFGLPKQDAKPVEIVTAHGVLSVNQVQPGSIFQMAIVMKFAPNWHANANPAGEGLIPTEVTLPNHADLIFGEVVYPKADVLEIASLGGKVPVYHDEAVIGFQTTLLDSAPLGQITLPFQLTYQACNDEQCLLPKTIDFEVAIDVVGMDQPIQPMNDAIFANLQLGSPPDNPSETATSESGKFSQALSQGYFWAFLFVFVGGILTSFTPCVYPLIPITVSVFGAGESVGRLRSFLLSVTYVLGIALTYAILGVAVASTGAVFGQIMADPRVMLPVCGILLALGLSMLGVFELRVPYALQNRLNNVGGAGFAGAFAMGAVAGIIAAPCTGPALGAVLSYVATTESVFLGFWLLLTYALGMGLLFIVIGTFSGAIAALPRSGGWMYILENIFGVAIITVALYFLKDAIPPLRSLLQNSTSFFVIAGVLVLAGVALGKFSQRFKDLPRLVQLRKAVGVLLAVVGLYMFVGGLTTAESDLVWIADEAQGLEAGRRESKPVMIDFYATWCAACNELEHTYSDPAVKAKLSKFVNVKLDFTRNSDEVERLKQKYGIVGLPVVIFFDSEGNQLTDKRLEKFVEPEEFLGLLAGIN; from the coding sequence ATGAAAAGCAAATCAGTTTTTCGCCCTCATTTTCTACTATGCCTTATCTGTGCACTATACATCGGAACGCCTGTGACCTTATGGGGGCAGTTATCGCGTTTTGGACTGCCTAAGCAAGATGCTAAGCCAGTTGAGATTGTCACGGCGCATGGGGTCCTATCGGTAAATCAGGTGCAGCCCGGCAGCATATTCCAGATGGCTATCGTGATGAAGTTTGCGCCTAACTGGCACGCAAACGCGAATCCCGCTGGAGAAGGCTTGATTCCAACAGAAGTTACCCTGCCCAACCACGCTGATCTGATATTCGGCGAAGTGGTGTATCCCAAGGCAGATGTCCTCGAAATTGCTTCACTGGGCGGGAAAGTCCCGGTATATCACGATGAAGCCGTGATCGGGTTCCAAACAACATTACTAGACTCAGCACCGTTAGGACAGATCACGCTTCCCTTTCAACTGACGTACCAAGCGTGTAACGACGAACAGTGTTTGCTGCCGAAAACAATTGATTTCGAGGTGGCGATTGACGTTGTTGGAATGGACCAACCGATTCAACCTATGAACGACGCTATCTTTGCAAATCTACAACTCGGCTCCCCTCCTGATAACCCCTCTGAGACTGCTACAAGCGAAAGCGGTAAGTTTTCTCAAGCGTTATCCCAAGGTTACTTTTGGGCATTCCTCTTCGTTTTTGTGGGCGGAATCTTGACCAGTTTCACGCCGTGCGTCTACCCGCTAATCCCGATTACTGTGTCCGTCTTTGGTGCGGGTGAATCCGTAGGTCGTCTGCGATCCTTTCTCTTATCCGTCACTTATGTTCTGGGCATCGCACTAACATACGCAATTTTAGGCGTCGCTGTCGCATCAACGGGGGCGGTTTTTGGGCAGATAATGGCAGACCCACGGGTGATGCTCCCGGTGTGTGGGATTCTACTCGCGCTCGGACTGTCTATGCTCGGTGTGTTTGAGCTCCGCGTGCCTTACGCCCTGCAGAATCGACTCAACAACGTCGGTGGTGCCGGATTTGCCGGTGCATTTGCGATGGGAGCCGTTGCCGGCATCATTGCCGCCCCTTGCACAGGACCAGCGTTGGGGGCGGTTCTTTCTTATGTGGCTACCACAGAGAGTGTTTTCCTCGGATTCTGGCTGTTGCTGACCTATGCCCTCGGTATGGGATTGCTGTTTATCGTGATTGGGACGTTCTCGGGCGCTATCGCTGCTCTACCGAGATCTGGCGGTTGGATGTATATTTTGGAAAACATATTCGGCGTCGCTATTATCACCGTGGCGCTGTATTTCCTCAAAGATGCTATTCCACCATTACGCTCCCTGCTTCAGAATTCTACGAGCTTTTTTGTCATCGCAGGTGTGCTTGTGCTAGCTGGTGTTGCGCTCGGTAAATTTTCCCAGCGATTTAAAGACCTGCCCCGTCTGGTGCAACTCCGCAAAGCAGTTGGCGTTCTATTGGCAGTTGTTGGGCTTTATATGTTTGTCGGCGGACTCACAACAGCGGAAAGCGATCTCGTCTGGATAGCCGACGAAGCCCAAGGATTGGAGGCTGGACGAAGGGAAAGCAAACCTGTTATGATCGATTTCTACGCTACATGGTGCGCTGCTTGCAACGAGCTAGAGCATACCTATTCTGATCCGGCGGTGAAAGCAAAGTTATCGAAATTTGTGAATGTCAAGTTGGACTTCACTCGAAACTCGGATGAAGTCGAACGGCTGAAACAAAAATATGGCATTGTTGGTTTGCCGGTGGTCATTTTCTTTGATTCTGAAGGGAATCAGTTGACAGACAAAAGACTTGAAAAGTTTGTTGAACCGGAGGAATTTTTAGGGCTCTTGGCGGGAATTAATTGA